One genomic segment of Theobroma cacao cultivar B97-61/B2 chromosome 6, Criollo_cocoa_genome_V2, whole genome shotgun sequence includes these proteins:
- the LOC18596113 gene encoding uncharacterized protein LOC18596113 has protein sequence MSEGPKLYTNKPKKAQLKQFQEQQKGKDFAPTSSAAAASYTMGSQTATNPPPPPQPPKESFARRYKFLWPLLLAVNLTVGAYLFMRTKKKDTSITEEDVARDVGATPVSTTTVTAPPVTEKPLPSPSITQPVKLVEPIPESQQRELFKHILEEKRKIKPKDPEEKKRLDEEKAILKQYIRAESIPRI, from the exons ATGAGCGAAGGTCCAAAGCTCTACACCAACAAACCTAAAAAAG CTCAACTGAAACAATTTCAAGAGcaacaaaaaggaaaggattTTGCTCCAACATCATCAGCTGCAGCAGCATCATATACAATGGGGTCTCAGACCGCTACCAATCCTCCACCACCACCTCAGCCTCCAAAGGAATCGTTTGCGAGGCGTTACAAGTTTCTTTGGCCTCTTCTCTTGGCTGTCAACCTTACTGTTGGAG CTTACCTTTTCAtgagaacaaagaaaaaggatacAAGCATAACTGAAGAAGATGTTGCAAGAGATGTTGGTGCGACTCCTGTTTCAACTACAACTGTCACTGCTCCTCCAGTTACTGAAAAGCCCTTACCTTCACCATCCATTACACAACCTGTGAAGTTGGTTGAACCCATTCCTGAGAGCCAGCAGCGTGAGCTTTTTAAGCATATACtggaagagaaaaggaaaatcaaacCAAAAGACCCCGAGGAGAAGAAGCGCCTTGATGAAGAGAAAGCCATACTCAAACAATATATTCGAGCAGAATCCATTCCTCGGATATGA
- the LOC18596114 gene encoding 3-epi-6-deoxocathasterone 23-monooxygenase, with product MMESSLWVVFVTAVLFCIIYLYSKSKLSLRSSSSKNSCQLPLGTLGWPFIGETIEFISCAYSDRPESFMDRRRRMYGKVFKSHIFGTPTIVSTDAEVSRFVLQSDAKAFVPFYPKSLTELMGNSSILLINGSLQRKIHGLIGSFFKSPHLKDQITRDMQNYVQQSMDKWRDDQPIYIQDETKNIAFQVLVKALISLNPGEEMELLKKQFQEFILGLMSLPVKVPGSQLYRSLQAKERMVKIVHKIIQSKRNSGISTVAKDVVDVLLKDASELLTDDLIADNMIDMMIPGEDSVPVLMTLAIKYLSDCPAALHQLTEENMKLKKVKAQNGEPLIWSDYLSLPLTQSVITETLRMGNIIIGVMRKAMKDIEIKGYLIPKGWCFFAYFRSVHLDENHYDWPYQFNPWRWQDKDVISSYNFTPFGGGQRLCPGLDLARLEASIFLHHFVTTFRWVAEDDTIVNFPTVRMKKRMPIWVKRREDS from the exons ATGATGGAGAGTTCATTGTGGGTTGTGTTTGTGACAGCAGTTTTGTTTTGCATCATATATCTCTATAGCAAAAGCAAGTTGAGTCTAAGATCATCTTCATCAAAAAACTCATGCCAGCTTCCGTTAGGAACTCTCGGATGGCCTTTTATTGGGGAAACCATCGAGTTTATCTCTTGTGCTTACTCAGACCGCCCTGAGAGCTTCATGGATAGGCGTCGCCGCAT GTATGGCAAGGTGTTCAAATCACACATATTTGGAACTCCAACTATTGTTTCAACAGACGCAGAAGTGAGTAGATTTGTTCTACAAAGTGATGCAAAGGCTTTCGTGCCCTTTTATCCGAAATCCCTCACTGAGTTGATGGGAAACTCCTCCATTCTGCTAATCAATGGGAGCTTACAAAGGAAAATCCATGGTCTTATAGGATCCTTCTTCAAGTCTCCACATCTCAAAGATCAGATCACTAGAGACATGCAAAATTATGTCCAACAATCAATGGATAAATGGAGAGATGATCAGCCCATATACATACAAGATGAAACCAAAAAT ATTGCCTTTCAAGTACTAGTCAAGGCATTGATTAGTTTGAATCCAGGTGAAGAAATGGAACTTCTCAAAAAACAGTTCCAAGAATTTATCTTAGGCCTAATGTCTTTACCTGTAAAAGTACCCGGAAGTCAACTTTATCGATCCTTGCAG GCAAAGGAGAGAATGGTTAAGATTGTACACAAAATTATCCAATCTAAAAGGAATTCTGGCATCTCAACAGTTGCAAAAGATGTGGTAGACGTTTTGCTCAAAGATGCTAGTGAACTATTAACAGATGATCTAATAGCAGATAACATGATTGATATGATGATCCCTGGTGAAGATTCAGTGCCGGTCCTAATGACTCTTGCAATAAAATACCTTTCAGATTGCCCTGCTGCTCTGCATCAATTGACG GAGGAAAACATGAAGCTGAAAAAGGTCAAAGCGCAGAATGGAGAGCCATTGATTTGGAGTGATTACTTATCATTACCTCTTACACAAAGC GTTATTACAGAGACTCTCAGGATGGGAAACATTATAATAGGGGTCATGAGAAAGGCCATGAAGGACATTGAGATAAAAGGGTATCTAATACCAAAAGGATGGTGCTTTTTTGCGTATTTTAGATCAGTTCATCTTGATGAAAATCACTATGATTGGCCTTATCAGTTCAATCCATGGAGATGGCAA GACAAAGACGTAATTAGCAGCTACAACTTCACCCCATTTGGAGGTGGGCAAAGGCTGTGTCCTGGACTTGACTTGGCCAGGCTGGAAGCTTCCATTTTCTTACACCATTTTGTCACTACTTTCAG ATGGGTGGCCGAAGATGACACGATTGTCAACTTTCCAACAGTAAGAATGAAGAAGAGAATGCCGATTTGGGTCAAAAGAAGGGAAGACTCCTAG